The Triticum aestivum cultivar Chinese Spring chromosome 3A, IWGSC CS RefSeq v2.1, whole genome shotgun sequence genome includes a region encoding these proteins:
- the LOC123059748 gene encoding subtilisin-like protease SBT3.6 isoform X1 — MGFSSSSRRLCVASVLLVCLCMLLCRVHGGSSHEKHLEEGINTLIPAPSCSARDSLDKDFHPNCWDQPTKTSTTKRQPSSYELYIVYLGEVKHDHPDHVVASHHDMLTTLLGSKEESMASVVYNYKHGFSGFAAMLTPEQAKQLAEVPEVISVEKNKIHTTATTRSWDFLGLNYQMTGTSNGLVKGSNYGEDVIIGVVDTGIWPESRSFNDEGYGPIPSRWKGKCQLGPDWGINNCSRKIIGARFYSAGVSDEVLKIDTLSPRDHNGHGTHCASTAAGSMVEGASFNGLAQGVARGGAPHARIAVYKSLWGTGRTNEGSTAAILAAIDDAIHDGVDVLSLSLTSEENSFGALHAVQKGITVVYAGGNEGPRSRTIRNTSPWAITVGASTVDRSFPTVITLGNKQQIVGQSLYYQAKNSSGSSFTGLVFPDGCTKVALNGTDIRGLILVCLIQLGTLAQASQYVRDGGGYGIIFAQYTTNDIGPMADACQGIACVLVDLDTAEKIGKYMDVTSYNEECTVQVVGYV; from the exons ATGGGTTTCTCTTCTTCCTCGCGGCGCTTATGCGTAGCTTCGGTGCTACTGGTCTGCCTTTGCATGTTGTTATGCAGAGTACACGGAGGATCATCTCACGAG AAACACCTTGAAGAAGGGATAAACACCCTCATACCAGCGCCATCATGTTCGGCTCGAGATAGCCTAGACAAGGATTTTCATCCAAATTGCTGGGACCAACCAACGAAGACCAGCACGACAAAGAGGCAACCCTCTTCATACGAG CTCTACATAGTTTACCTGGGCGAAGTGAAGCATGATCACCCCGACCACGTCGTGGCTTCACACCATGACATGCTCACCACTCTTCTCGGAAGCAAGGAAGAATCTATGGCCTCCGTGGTGTACAACTACAAGCACGGCTTCTCGGGCTTCGCCGCCATGCTCACACCGGAGCAAGCAAAACAACTTGCAG AGGTTCCGGAGGTCATCAGCGTCGAAAAGAACAAAATTCACACGACGGCCACCACGCGAAGTTGGGACTTTCTTGGCCTCAACTACCAGATGACTGGTACTAGCAATGGGCTAGTCAAGGGAAGCAACTATGGAGAGGATGTAATCATCGGGGTGGTTGACACCG GGATATGGCCGGAGTCGAGAAGCTTCAACGATGAAGGGTATGGGCCAATACCGTCAAGGTGGAAAGGGAAGTGCCAACTGGGGCCAGACTGGGGCATCAACAACTGTAGCCGCAAGATCATCGGCGCGCGGTTCTACAGCGCCGGAGTGTCTGATGAGGTCCTCAAGATAGACACGCTCTCGCCCCGCGACCATAATGGCCATGGCACACACTGTGCGTCCACTGCGGCGGGCTCAATGGTGGAGGGAGCCAGCTTCAACGGCCTCGCCCAGGGAGTTGCACGGGGAGGCGCGCCACATGCTCGCATCGCGGTGTACAAGTCCCTTTGGGGCACGGGCAGAACCAACGAAGGCAGCACGGCGGCAATTCTCGCCGCTATCGACGATGCAATCCACGATGGTGTGGACGTACTATCGTTGTCCCTCACTTCCGAAGAGAACTCATTCGGTGCTCTTCACGCGGTTCAGAAGGGGATCACTGTGGTGTATGCAGGTGGCAACGAAGGGCCCAGGTCGCGGACCATCAGGAACACTTCACCGTGGGCCATCACCGTTGGGGCAAGCACGGTTGATCGGTCGTTCCCCACGGTGATCACGCTGGGAAACAAGCAACAAATTGTG GGACAATCTCTTTATTACCAAGCGAAGAACTCATCGGGGAGCAGTTTTACAGGTCTTGTCTTTCCTGACGG GTGTACCAAGGTTGCACTTAATGGTACTGACATCAGAGGGTTAATCCTTGTCTGCTTAATACAATTGGGGACTTTGGCACAGGCGTCGCAATATGTCCGAGACGGCGGGGGGTATGGTATTATTTTCGCTCAATATACGACGAACGATATAGGTCCCATGGCAGATGCATGCCAAGGCATTGCCTGCGTTCTGGTGGACCTTGACACTGCCGAGAAGATCGGCAAATACATGGACGTCACCAG CTACAATGAAGAATGCACTGTCCAAGTTGTGGGATATGTATGA
- the LOC123059748 gene encoding subtilisin-like protease SBT3.6 isoform X2, whose amino-acid sequence MGFSSSSRRLCVASVLLVCLCMLLCRVHGGSSHEKHLEEGINTLIPAPSCSARDSLDKDFHPNCWDQPTKTSTTKRQPSSYELYIVYLGEVKHDHPDHVVASHHDMLTTLLGSKEESMASVVYNYKHGFSGFAAMLTPEQAKQLAEVPEVISVEKNKIHTTATTRSWDFLGLNYQMTGTSNGLVKGSNYGEDVIIGVVDTGIWPESRSFNDEGYGPIPSRWKGKCQLGPDWGINNCSRKIIGARFYSAGVSDEVLKIDTLSPRDHNGHGTHCASTAAGSMVEGASFNGLAQGVARGGAPHARIAVYKSLWGTGRTNEGSTAAILAAIDDAIHDGVDVLSLSLTSEENSFGALHAVQKGITVVYAGGNEGPRSRTIRNTSPWAITVGASTVDRSFPTVITLGNKQQIVGQSLYYQAKNSSGSSFTGLVFPDGCTKVALNGTDIRGLILVCLIQLGTLAQASQYVRDGGGYGIIFAQYTTNDIGPMADACQGIACVLVDLDTAEKIGKYMDVTS is encoded by the exons ATGGGTTTCTCTTCTTCCTCGCGGCGCTTATGCGTAGCTTCGGTGCTACTGGTCTGCCTTTGCATGTTGTTATGCAGAGTACACGGAGGATCATCTCACGAG AAACACCTTGAAGAAGGGATAAACACCCTCATACCAGCGCCATCATGTTCGGCTCGAGATAGCCTAGACAAGGATTTTCATCCAAATTGCTGGGACCAACCAACGAAGACCAGCACGACAAAGAGGCAACCCTCTTCATACGAG CTCTACATAGTTTACCTGGGCGAAGTGAAGCATGATCACCCCGACCACGTCGTGGCTTCACACCATGACATGCTCACCACTCTTCTCGGAAGCAAGGAAGAATCTATGGCCTCCGTGGTGTACAACTACAAGCACGGCTTCTCGGGCTTCGCCGCCATGCTCACACCGGAGCAAGCAAAACAACTTGCAG AGGTTCCGGAGGTCATCAGCGTCGAAAAGAACAAAATTCACACGACGGCCACCACGCGAAGTTGGGACTTTCTTGGCCTCAACTACCAGATGACTGGTACTAGCAATGGGCTAGTCAAGGGAAGCAACTATGGAGAGGATGTAATCATCGGGGTGGTTGACACCG GGATATGGCCGGAGTCGAGAAGCTTCAACGATGAAGGGTATGGGCCAATACCGTCAAGGTGGAAAGGGAAGTGCCAACTGGGGCCAGACTGGGGCATCAACAACTGTAGCCGCAAGATCATCGGCGCGCGGTTCTACAGCGCCGGAGTGTCTGATGAGGTCCTCAAGATAGACACGCTCTCGCCCCGCGACCATAATGGCCATGGCACACACTGTGCGTCCACTGCGGCGGGCTCAATGGTGGAGGGAGCCAGCTTCAACGGCCTCGCCCAGGGAGTTGCACGGGGAGGCGCGCCACATGCTCGCATCGCGGTGTACAAGTCCCTTTGGGGCACGGGCAGAACCAACGAAGGCAGCACGGCGGCAATTCTCGCCGCTATCGACGATGCAATCCACGATGGTGTGGACGTACTATCGTTGTCCCTCACTTCCGAAGAGAACTCATTCGGTGCTCTTCACGCGGTTCAGAAGGGGATCACTGTGGTGTATGCAGGTGGCAACGAAGGGCCCAGGTCGCGGACCATCAGGAACACTTCACCGTGGGCCATCACCGTTGGGGCAAGCACGGTTGATCGGTCGTTCCCCACGGTGATCACGCTGGGAAACAAGCAACAAATTGTG GGACAATCTCTTTATTACCAAGCGAAGAACTCATCGGGGAGCAGTTTTACAGGTCTTGTCTTTCCTGACGG GTGTACCAAGGTTGCACTTAATGGTACTGACATCAGAGGGTTAATCCTTGTCTGCTTAATACAATTGGGGACTTTGGCACAGGCGTCGCAATATGTCCGAGACGGCGGGGGGTATGGTATTATTTTCGCTCAATATACGACGAACGATATAGGTCCCATGGCAGATGCATGCCAAGGCATTGCCTGCGTTCTGGTGGACCTTGACACTGCCGAGAAGATCGGCAAATACATGGACGTCACCAG TTGA
- the LOC123059748 gene encoding subtilisin-like protease SBT3.6 isoform X3, whose protein sequence is MGFSSSSRRLCVASVLLVCLCMLLCRVHGGSSHEKHLEEGINTLIPAPSCSARDSLDKDFHPNCWDQPTKTSTTKRQPSSYELYIVYLGEVKHDHPDHVVASHHDMLTTLLGSKEESMASVVYNYKHGFSGFAAMLTPEQAKQLAEVPEVISVEKNKIHTTATTRSWDFLGLNYQMTGTSNGLVKGSNYGEDVIIGVVDTGIWPESRSFNDEGYGPIPSRWKGKCQLGPDWGINNCSRKIIGARFYSAGVSDEVLKIDTLSPRDHNGHGTHCASTAAGSMVEGASFNGLAQGVARGGAPHARIAVYKSLWGTGRTNEGSTAAILAAIDDAIHDGVDVLSLSLTSEENSFGALHAVQKGITVVYAGGNEGPRSRTIRNTSPWAITVGASTVDRSFPTVITLGNKQQIVGQSLYYQAKNSSGSSFTGLVFPDGRRNMSETAGGMVLFSLNIRRTI, encoded by the exons ATGGGTTTCTCTTCTTCCTCGCGGCGCTTATGCGTAGCTTCGGTGCTACTGGTCTGCCTTTGCATGTTGTTATGCAGAGTACACGGAGGATCATCTCACGAG AAACACCTTGAAGAAGGGATAAACACCCTCATACCAGCGCCATCATGTTCGGCTCGAGATAGCCTAGACAAGGATTTTCATCCAAATTGCTGGGACCAACCAACGAAGACCAGCACGACAAAGAGGCAACCCTCTTCATACGAG CTCTACATAGTTTACCTGGGCGAAGTGAAGCATGATCACCCCGACCACGTCGTGGCTTCACACCATGACATGCTCACCACTCTTCTCGGAAGCAAGGAAGAATCTATGGCCTCCGTGGTGTACAACTACAAGCACGGCTTCTCGGGCTTCGCCGCCATGCTCACACCGGAGCAAGCAAAACAACTTGCAG AGGTTCCGGAGGTCATCAGCGTCGAAAAGAACAAAATTCACACGACGGCCACCACGCGAAGTTGGGACTTTCTTGGCCTCAACTACCAGATGACTGGTACTAGCAATGGGCTAGTCAAGGGAAGCAACTATGGAGAGGATGTAATCATCGGGGTGGTTGACACCG GGATATGGCCGGAGTCGAGAAGCTTCAACGATGAAGGGTATGGGCCAATACCGTCAAGGTGGAAAGGGAAGTGCCAACTGGGGCCAGACTGGGGCATCAACAACTGTAGCCGCAAGATCATCGGCGCGCGGTTCTACAGCGCCGGAGTGTCTGATGAGGTCCTCAAGATAGACACGCTCTCGCCCCGCGACCATAATGGCCATGGCACACACTGTGCGTCCACTGCGGCGGGCTCAATGGTGGAGGGAGCCAGCTTCAACGGCCTCGCCCAGGGAGTTGCACGGGGAGGCGCGCCACATGCTCGCATCGCGGTGTACAAGTCCCTTTGGGGCACGGGCAGAACCAACGAAGGCAGCACGGCGGCAATTCTCGCCGCTATCGACGATGCAATCCACGATGGTGTGGACGTACTATCGTTGTCCCTCACTTCCGAAGAGAACTCATTCGGTGCTCTTCACGCGGTTCAGAAGGGGATCACTGTGGTGTATGCAGGTGGCAACGAAGGGCCCAGGTCGCGGACCATCAGGAACACTTCACCGTGGGCCATCACCGTTGGGGCAAGCACGGTTGATCGGTCGTTCCCCACGGTGATCACGCTGGGAAACAAGCAACAAATTGTG GGACAATCTCTTTATTACCAAGCGAAGAACTCATCGGGGAGCAGTTTTACAGGTCTTGTCTTTCCTGACGG GCGTCGCAATATGTCCGAGACGGCGGGGGGTATGGTATTATTTTCGCTCAATATACGACGAACGATATAG